The following DNA comes from Halobacillus litoralis.
CAGAACCAGCAGTCAGCGTTTTGACCCATCAGGTTGAAAAAGTGTCCGGGGGTTACATTCCTCAAAAAGTGCTGCTTTACACACTGAGTATAGGAGTGGGGCTATCCATCGCTTTATCAATGGTACGGATCATTCTCGGAATCCCTATTTGGTATTTTGTGGTCCCAGGCTACATTATTGCACTGATTATAGTAAAATATTCTACGAAAACGTTTACTTCTATCGCCTTCGATTCGGGAGGGGTGGCCACAGGGCCGATGACCGCGACTTTCATATTAGCCTTGTTTGTAGGCATTGCATCAGTTACAGATGGACGTGATCCTCTTCTTGATGGCTTCGGTATGGTAGCTCTTGTCGCTTTGTCCCCCATTTTATCAGTCCTCACCTTAGGGATAATTTATAGACGGAAGGAGCAGGAGCAATATGAAAAAGACCAAATCCGGACAAAAGCTCATAGTAACGATCGTTAAAAAAGAAAAAGCGAAAAAAGTTGTTCATGCCTCTACATTAGCTGGCGCGCAAGGCGGAACCACTTTTTTTGGTAAAGGATTTCGCATCAATGAGAAGAAAAGGTTCTTGGGTATTCCAGTTGAACGGGAGAGGGAAGTCATATTGACTCTTGTCTCTGATTCCATCTACCACAAGGTGATGAATGCCATCATTGAATCTGTGAAGCTGAATAAACCACAGCATGGGATCGGGTTTGTCATAGATACGAAAAGAATCAGTGGTATATCTCATATGCTCGGCTTGGGGATTGAAAACGAAGAATATAGTAATGAGAGTGAGATGAAGCAAATGGACATCCAAAAGTTTTCCTATGATTTGATTGTAACGATTGTGAATAAAGGAGATTCTGATAAAGTTGTCGATGCTTCTAAGAGTGCAGGAGCGGAAGGTGGAACGATTATTTCGGGACGGGGGACAGGTATCCACGAGAAAGCTAAGCTGTTCAACATCCTCATTGAACCTGAAAAAGAGGTAATATTGACGCTGATTATAAAAGAAAAAACGGAAGCGGTTTTAAAAGCTATCGAAAGCGGAGCCGGGCTGGA
Coding sequences within:
- a CDS encoding P-II family nitrogen regulator — translated: MKKTKSGQKLIVTIVKKEKAKKVVHASTLAGAQGGTTFFGKGFRINEKKRFLGIPVEREREVILTLVSDSIYHKVMNAIIESVKLNKPQHGIGFVIDTKRISGISHMLGLGIENEEYSNESEMKQMDIQKFSYDLIVTIVNKGDSDKVVDASKSAGAEGGTIISGRGTGIHEKAKLFNILIEPEKEVILTLIIKEKTEAVLKAIESGAGLDQPGKGIAFVLDVDQTVGINHLLNSQVSDEMK
- a CDS encoding DUF1538 domain-containing protein, whose product is MKITTFEGFGHVFLDVATALIPLLFLFLIFQIIFLKLPLKKLQDIGVGFLLTFLGLAFFLQGVHIGFLPIGEMMGQKLGAIDHIWLLVPIGFVLGFVAIYAEPAVSVLTHQVEKVSGGYIPQKVLLYTLSIGVGLSIALSMVRIILGIPIWYFVVPGYIIALIIVKYSTKTFTSIAFDSGGVATGPMTATFILALFVGIASVTDGRDPLLDGFGMVALVALSPILSVLTLGIIYRRKEQEQYEKDQIRTKAHSNDR